In Paracoccaceae bacterium Fryx2, a single genomic region encodes these proteins:
- a CDS encoding ABC transporter ATP-binding protein, whose amino-acid sequence MTQADDIVVDAVSKPYGRHLALDQVSLRVRSGSVFALLGPNGAGKSTLIDILCTIRAPDDGSAQVNGLDVVRQSRKVRREIGVVFQDPTLDTRLTVRENLNFHGMVYQRGRADRHRRIDELLALVELENWRDAVVRTLSSGMKRRLEIARALMHEPRVLFLDEPTVGLDAQARAGIWSYLDTLRKNRPLTVVVTTHYIDEVESCDHVSIIDHGKIIAEGTPDALKADHGRLLVRARPASAAVGQAIRARHPGVLDGAGGLLLIPLDDPAALDALQADFGPDLRHITIDQPSLENVFLSLTGRDLREGAPASRRGRPNGR is encoded by the coding sequence ATGACGCAGGCCGATGACATCGTGGTCGATGCCGTGAGCAAGCCTTACGGGCGGCACCTGGCGCTGGATCAGGTCAGCCTTCGGGTGCGCAGCGGCAGCGTCTTCGCCCTGCTTGGCCCCAACGGCGCGGGCAAGTCGACCCTGATCGACATTCTCTGCACCATCCGCGCCCCCGACGACGGCAGCGCGCAGGTCAACGGGCTGGACGTGGTGCGCCAGTCGCGCAAGGTGCGGCGCGAGATCGGCGTGGTGTTTCAGGATCCGACGCTCGACACCCGGCTTACGGTGCGGGAAAACCTCAACTTTCACGGCATGGTCTACCAGAGGGGCCGCGCCGACCGACACCGCAGGATCGACGAGCTGCTGGCGCTGGTGGAACTGGAGAATTGGCGCGATGCGGTGGTCCGCACCCTGTCGTCGGGCATGAAGCGGCGGCTGGAGATTGCCCGGGCGCTGATGCACGAACCGCGCGTGCTGTTTCTGGACGAACCGACCGTCGGGCTTGACGCGCAGGCCCGCGCCGGGATCTGGAGCTATCTCGACACCCTGCGCAAGAACCGACCGCTGACGGTGGTCGTCACCACCCACTACATCGACGAGGTCGAAAGCTGCGATCATGTCAGCATCATCGACCATGGCAAGATCATTGCCGAAGGCACGCCCGACGCGCTGAAGGCGGATCATGGCCGGTTGCTGGTGCGGGCGCGCCCGGCCTCGGCCGCCGTCGGGCAGGCGATCCGCGCGCGCCACCCCGGCGTGCTCGACGGGGCGGGCGGGCTGCTGCTGATCCCGTTGGATGACCCGGCGGCGCTCGACGCGCTGCAGGCCGACTTCGGGCCCGACCTGCGCCACATCACGATCGACCAGCCAAGCCTTGAAAACGTGTTTCTCAGCCTGACGGGGCGCGACCTGCGCGAGGGCGCCCCCGCCTCGCGCCGCGGGAGGCCGAATGGAAGGTGA
- a CDS encoding DUF58 domain-containing protein codes for MRPPPALLEQLKASRLLPMRARPSVGIGERRSRSKGAGMEFIDHRPYRAGGDTRHLDPHVMARTGEAVIRQYVQGRQLPVTLVIDASPSMLIEDGAKFRSACLLAQVLGFVALTGGDRVQAAMRGARGLALSPRWQGAARAEALFAWIAGVEAGAADAGFAATLADVTPHLPQAGLVVALSDWWGDGVRQRLDILHAAGHEILAMQILSPGESDPARLGQGLMTLLDAETGAEVEVMSDAETLGRYGVLLRAWQTGLRELFSARHWHFLAAPSDAGVYDICLRTLRGVGVLA; via the coding sequence ATGCGCCCGCCCCCCGCCCTGCTGGAGCAACTGAAGGCCTCGCGGCTGCTGCCGATGCGGGCGCGGCCTTCGGTCGGGATCGGCGAGCGGCGGTCGCGCAGCAAGGGGGCGGGCATGGAATTCATCGACCACCGCCCCTATCGGGCGGGTGGAGACACCCGCCACCTTGACCCGCATGTGATGGCCCGCACCGGCGAAGCGGTGATCCGGCAATATGTGCAGGGGCGGCAACTGCCGGTCACCCTCGTGATCGACGCCAGCCCCTCGATGCTGATCGAGGATGGCGCGAAGTTCCGCTCTGCCTGCCTGCTGGCGCAGGTGCTGGGCTTTGTCGCGCTGACCGGCGGCGACCGGGTGCAGGCCGCGATGCGCGGCGCGCGGGGGCTGGCCCTGTCGCCGCGCTGGCAAGGGGCGGCACGGGCCGAGGCGCTGTTTGCCTGGATCGCCGGGGTCGAGGCCGGCGCGGCCGACGCCGGCTTTGCCGCCACGCTCGCTGACGTGACGCCACATCTGCCGCAGGCGGGGCTGGTGGTGGCGCTGAGCGACTGGTGGGGGGACGGGGTGCGCCAGCGGCTCGACATCCTGCACGCGGCGGGGCACGAGATCCTGGCGATGCAGATCCTGTCGCCGGGCGAAAGCGACCCCGCGCGGCTGGGTCAGGGATTGATGACCCTGCTGGATGCCGAAACCGGGGCCGAGGTCGAGGTGATGTCCGACGCCGAGACCCTGGGCCGTTACGGCGTGCTGCTGCGGGCCTGGCAAACCGGTCTGCGCGAGCTTTTCAGCGCCCGCCACTGGCATTTCCTCGCCGCCCCCTCCGACGCCGGGGTGTACGACATCTGCCTGCGCACCCTGCGCGGCGTGGGGGTGCTGGCATGA